One Spinacia oleracea cultivar Varoflay chromosome 4, BTI_SOV_V1, whole genome shotgun sequence DNA segment encodes these proteins:
- the LOC110804072 gene encoding uncharacterized protein yields MASKLVIIAVIVLDIIAFGLAVAAEQRRSTAHIVTDPDADYKYCQYDSDIATGYGVGAFLCLLASQAVVMAVSRCFCCGPALVPGGSRACAIILFIVCWLTFFIAEICLLAGSTRNAYHTKYRAFYEDRAPSCETLRKGVFAAGAAFTFFSAIVSNFYYVFYSKARDTFRP; encoded by the exons ATGGCGTCTAAGCTTGTTATCATTGCTGTTATTGTCCTGGATATCATTGCTTTCGGCCTCGCTGTTGCCGCTGAACAAAGACGAAGCACT GCCCATATTGTAACAGACCCAGACGCAGACTACAAGTACTGTCAGTATGATTCAGACATTGCCACAGGATATGGAGTTGGTGCATTTTTATGCCTTCTGGCTAGCCAAGCGGTTGTTATGGCAGTAAGCCGATGCTTCTGCTGTGGTCCGGCTCTCGTTCCTGGAGGATCAAGGGCTTGTGCTATCATTCTTTTCATTGTCTGCTG GCTGACATTCTTCATCGCGGAGATATGCTTATTGGCGGGCTCTACAAGGAACGCCTACCACACAAAATACAGGGCCTTCTATGAAGACCGTGCCCCATCTTGTGAAACTTTAAGGAAAGGTGTCTTTGCAGCTGGAGCTGCTTTCACTTTCTTCAGTGCCATTGTCTCTAATTTCTACTATGTTTTCTACTCAAAGGCAAGGGATACCTTCCGACCATGA
- the LOC110804068 gene encoding uncharacterized protein — protein MASKIVIILVLILDIVAFGLAINAERRRTTAQVISDRDVNYKYCRYDSDNVATGYGLGAFFCLLFSQIIIMAASRCLCCGKGLKPGGSRACAVTLFIFCWLTFIVAEVCLLAASARNAYHTKYRAFIGENPPSCETLRKGVFAAGAAFTFFTAIFSEFYYISYSKSRG, from the exons ATGGCTTCAAAGATTGTTATAATCTTGGTTTTGATCCTTGATATCGTCGCTTTCGGGCTTGCTATCAATGCTGAGCGAAGACGGACCACT GCTCAAGTAATTTCAGACCGGGACGTGAACTACAAGTATTGCCGGTATGATTCAGACAATGTAGCAACAGGATATGGGCTAGGAGCATTTTTCTGTCTTTTGTTTAGCCAAATAATTATTATGGCTGCTAGTCGTTGCTTATGCTGTGGAAAGGGTCTAAAACCTGGTGGATCAAGGGCTTGCGCCGTCACTCTTTTCATCTTCTGCTG GCTAACTTTCATTGTTGCTGAGGTATGTTTATTGGCGGCCTCTGCAAGGAATGCATACCACACAAAATACAGGGCCTTCATTGGAGAAAACCCACCATCATGTGAGACTCTAAGGAAAGGAGTCTTCGCAGCAGGAGCTGCTTTCACCTTCTTCACCGCCATTTTCTCTGAATTTTACTACATTTCCTACTCAAAGTCGAGGGGCTGA